The segment caaaaataataatctaataacctttattggtttgtaccttgatgtggtttAAGAGATTTTCACTATAACGTGTCTACTTCTGAGGTGACCACCACTTGTGATTACAATTGACGctttgtcctttatctgtgttccccattctttaggtgcagctcgcgcaatgtttggaacaaaacatttgtaaacaataaaaaaacattttacattgcagttttttgcctcattttaaagtcttgaagaaatacccaaggtttttctttattattatgttcttattctaaatattgtcgtttgtctgaccacgggtcatctgacttcactgaggtacatatgtgcacataaatgtcattttaatttagttcacttacacagagaactaaaaaaaacctgaatttaacgaatagatttagttttaataaagtttaatcatgttgattgataattaattaacttattgtacactgttattaatTTCCGcgtatgtccacgagtcaaatgtgcagtcaggaatatcctcaagttaatttgtcagattaatacttgtccgattaatacagacgttttgttaacgctgtattattaAAAAGAGTCAAaggaagtgctatcgatcgctgtcaaagacgtaagaggaaatgacgtaagcggaaatgaccccggaagtaaatggggggtaggaaggtttttgtaatgggaagaaaattggcgtgacagcggcATAtataaaaacctccgctccactcaacgtgtcaccacttcagCTCTTagggccttcaaaataagagctcagggcatatactgtataacagcttataacaggaagttccatccatccacctcatcacagatagaacaggaacttaacatcacaaaatgaAAGAGGCTCCGCCCCCTTCCTTCTTTCTTTGTGGACACGCCTACTTTGGTCATGTCCACATTCATAACGTGTCTTTATGAAGAATGACTACATAACATTAAAGTAGAAAATGTCAATGAAACATACATTTGACGTCGGGGAACACAAGTGAAGAAGtgttgtactggtggcaccacgtgattagttgtactggtggcaccacgtgattagttgtactggtggcaccacgtgattagttgtactggtggcaccacgtgattagttgtactggtggcaccacgtgattagttgtactggtggcaccaTGTGATTAGTGGCAAACTCCAAGAGGACATCTCCAACCCCATTTCAATTGTTATGCTGAATAtctttaacaactagtcctattaagaatcCTAGTTATAACATTTTCTTTTTACTTCATAATATcaacatttatttacattcagATGGTCACACATTCTGTTATTTATTacgttttttgttatttattcttTGAAATtaagcattcattcattcattcatgtattattctcaacatgtatatataagtgttacattgtttttattgtacacaGTAGTCATTTTCTACCTTTAAGTACTTATTACTATGATGATTACTGTTAATAAGTGAAGGGAAAGCAGGtgccttgcccaaagacacatcggttcgtacatccacacgcacgctcattatacaaacatactgtatacacatactgtacatatacattcactgtacaaacacacatatacacattctgtacatatacattcactgtacaaacatacatatacacatactgtacatatatattcactgtacaaacatacatatacacatactgtacatatacattcactgtacaaacacacacatacacatactgtacatatacattcactgtacaaacatacatatacacatactgtacatatacattcactgtacaaacacacacatatacacatactgtacatatacattcactgtacaaacatacatatacacatactgtacatatacattcacagtacaaacatacatatacacatactgtacatatacattcactgtacaaacatacatatacacatactgtacatatacattcactgtacaaacacacttatacacatactgtacatatacattcactgtacaaacacacatatacacatactgtacatatacattcactgtacaaacacacatatacacatactgtacatatgcattcactgtacaaacacacatatacacatactgtacatatacattcactgtacaaacacacatatacacatactgtacatatgcattcactgtacaaacacacatactgtatacacatactgtacatatacattcactgtacaagcacacatatacacattctgtacatatacattcactgtacaagcacacatatacacatactgtacatatacattcactgtacaagcacacatatacacatactgtacatatacattcactgtacaagcacacatatacacatactgtacatatacattcactgtacaagcacacatatacacatactgtacatatacattcactgtacaagcacacatatacacatactgtacatatacattcactgtacaaacacacacatacacatactgtacatatacattcactgtacaagcacacatatacacatactgtacatatacaagtacatatgcacacatacactcatgcacataatcaggtttcatcaaacatatattaatgttgttgccctagggtaaactgggtataacacatggcacactgacaaagcttaacctatcgttactataacaatctacaaggttaatgtaggttgcttctctttcttcccctccatttttctgcattctttcgtatctcaagttatcattacgtatatgtattgttgcatttgaacaactgtattgttgataataaaggtaaagtattggtattgtttattatcaatagtgatatttctattggtattcatattgctccatttttatgtgtaataatgctcattgtcatttctgtattattttttatttcactaactgcttatttgctatcacttttactatcatatttgtacatgtcgtatttgctgatgttgctctgttgttgttgttgttgttgtgtttgctgctgttgttgtttttgtctctctgtctaatccccctcttgtccccacaattcccccctctgtcttcctttttctctctttctatcccctcctgctccggcccggctgcaccaaatgataatataaatacatttaataaagtcaaaatacaagtaaggcaacaagagaagtatcctacacttctcttttgtaaagtaaatctgaacagccgatatgtgcatctacatctacatctacatcaacatctacatctacatctacatctacatcaacatctacatctacatctacatcaacatctacatctacatctacatcaacatcaacatctacatctacatcaacatcaacatctacatctacatctacatcaacatctacatctgcgtctacatctacatcaacatctgcatctgcatcaacatctacatctacatctacatcaacatctacatcaacatcaacatcatctacatcaacatctacatctacatcaacatctacatctacatctacatcaacatcatctacatctacatctgcatctacatctacatctacatctacatcatcatctacatcaacatctacatctacatcaacatctacatctacatctactatatgatcatctacatcaactatatgatcatctacatcaacatctacatctacatctacatctacatctacatcaacatctacatctacatctacatcaacatctacatctacatctacatctacatcaacatctacatcaacatctacatctacatgtacatctacatctacatcaacatctacatgtaaatctacatctacatctacatgtacatgtacatctacatctgctatatgatttgcctgagaagctgggcagaacaaaaaacaaacaaaaaagacacATCTGCAGTGGCTcggatggcagaagcagggatcgaacctggaaccctcgagttgaTCCACCACCCAAGCCACGCTATTACTTTAAAATTAGCAtagtattactactattattactagtattattactagtattactactattattactagtattattactagtattactactattattactagtattattactagtattactactattattactagtattactattactagtattactactattattactagtattactattcaaatgtgttttttcttcAATCTTCATCTTGGGAGTTCTTGTCCTGCAGTGAAAATGCAAagaaaaagcaacaacaaaaatccaccttgttTGTTATTTGTCAACAAAAGCaaataaaaaaagttgtttttgttggtgtaagaataaaaagaagacgttttttttttttaaattgtttaattaaaaacagttaaaaacttATTTTATTTCGGAGACAACAGACTGGACAACTTTGGTTTTGTTagaacaaacatatatatatatatatatatatatatatatatatatatatatatatatatatatatatatatatatatatatatatatatatatatatatatatatatatatacatatatatatatatgtatatatatatatgtatgtatgtgtgtgtgtgtatatatatatatatatatatatatgtatgtgtgtgtgtgtgtatattatatatatatgtatatatatatatatatgtatatgtatatgtatatatatatatatatgtatgtgtatatatatatatatatgtatatatatatatatatatatatatgtatatgtatatatatatatgtatgtgtatatatatatatatatatatgtatatatatatatatatatatatatatatatgtatatatatatatacatatatatatatatatatatacatatatatatatatatatatatatatatatacatatatatacatatatacatacatatatatatatatatatatatacatatatatatacatatatatacatatatacatatatatatatatatatatatatatatatatatatatatatatatatatatatatatatatatatatatatatatatatatgtatgtgtgtgtgtgtgtgtgtatatatatatatatatatatatatatatatatatatatatatatgtatgtgtgtgtgtgtgtgtgtgtatatatatatatatatatatatatatatatatatatatatatatatatatatatatatatatatatatatatatatatatatatatatatatatatatatatatatatatatatatatatatatatatatatgttgctcCCCAAGATCCACAAAGAGCAACACAAGCGGAGCCGACCCCACGAGATACCCCCGGGCAGGCCGACTACCTTTAAGACTTTTGTTTCCGATCCGTCCATCAGCTCCTATCATCCCAGGAATTTTTGGAGAAGCAGGCAAACCATGTGGTCCTTGTGGACTCGTTGATCCCGGAGGTTCAGGAGGGCCGGGGAGTTCCCATGATGCAACTCCACCAAGCACAGCCCTTTTAGTGCTCACTGCTACTGCTGCCAGCCTCTCTGTCACAACAAACACATCAACTTAGAAACTGTACAATGTGGACAttacaaatatactgtacatacattttataCACAATAACTCTAATTCCAATACTTCCTATAAAACCCTAACCCTTCCCTCTCCACTACATCTCCACACATCTTCCAAAATGTATgcttttgatttgattttggtTCTACTGCTGCCAGCCTCTCTGTCATAACAAAGAGAATCATTTAGAAACTATATAATATGGAGAttacaaatatactgtacatacatcttATACACAATAACTCTAATTCCAGTACTTCCTATAAAACCCGAACTCTAACCCTTCCCTCTCCCAACATGTATGGTTTGGATTTGATTTTGGTTAACTGTCATTTATACTTTAGACAGATAGAACTGATACtttaaacattaaataaagttgATGTTTACAATAACAAGCAATTGTTTATTTTGTGGGGGGATTTGAGTGTGAAAGCTCACCTTGCAACATTCTTAGCACCACATCAATAACATGCTGCTCAGATGTATCTGGTCCCTGAAAAGAAGAACAACATCGTGTAAAAGTGACAACAGTTACATTTCCCAGACAGGAAGTGGACTCACCGGTGGACCCTCAATACCCGGCATGCCAGGCACTCCTCTCATGCCGTTCAACCCCCGAGGACCAGGCGGTCCAGGGGGTCCTAGATCACCTGGCTTCCCAGAGTCTCCAGTTGGACCGTTATGTCCAAGGTCTCCCCTCACTCTGTGCTGCAAACACACAAATGTAGGCTGAATACAAGTGCATGAAGTGTATATTTACCTAACACATGATCAtacacaactcacctgtcctttagggccaggttctccagacataccctgtcacaaacaaacaacaaacaacaaacaactcacctgtcctttaggaccaggttctccagacataccctgtcacaaacaaacaacaaacaactcacctgtcctttaggaccaggttctccagacataccctgtcacaaacaaacaacaaacaacaaacaactcacctgtcctttaggaccaggttctccagacataccctgtcacaagcaAACAATCATGAGTTACTGATTTTAATGATTGTAGGCTCTGGTCCTTTAGGTTTGATTTCCTCCGTTTAGTAAGCACAGCACCAAGAAACGTTTGTGTTTCTACATGTAGAGTTCAACTATGAAAAAGTTTGAATGCAGCGTTAAAAGATTGTCCAACAATAGTCCGTACAAAAACATGCAGAATGAGGGTTCCTACTAGTGGCGGGGCAAACAATACTGAAACACAATgactcacttaaaaaaaaaaaagtactat is part of the Entelurus aequoreus isolate RoL-2023_Sb unplaced genomic scaffold, RoL_Eaeq_v1.1 HiC_scaffold_81, whole genome shotgun sequence genome and harbors:
- the LOC133645436 gene encoding collagen alpha-2(IX) chain-like, yielding MRGVPGMPGIEGPPGPDTSEQHVIDVVLRMLQERLAAVAVSTKRAVLGGVASWELPGPPEPPGSTSPQGPHGLPASPKIPGMIGADGRIGNKSLKGSRPARGYLVGSAPLVLLFVDLGDDR